One window from the genome of Rhipicephalus microplus isolate Deutch F79 unplaced genomic scaffold, USDA_Rmic scaffold_70, whole genome shotgun sequence encodes:
- the LOC142790094 gene encoding uncharacterized protein LOC142790094 → MYLVARLPSILLFAGVTKASASQATTNITDETTAACCDSVWFSLNYTEDGIKSRAARSTSPDPALNVPRRTASFSGCVSWPTVNMATNPFLFYMQVCNTASSCKSSNRCFIQLTCPECFSAIAMFVQDFACALLILCGDIESNPGPTTEELLTEILAGQKVIQKRLDEIEQKFKVVDSTASLIKEVSSVTHLLDKKVKDMEKKLVDLEDRGRRNNLLVFGVPEKQNETQADLEQSVVKGIFEEVLGTKITSIERIHRIGRSHSRKPRPVILKLFDYREKINVLKNGYKLKGQRTSIAEDFSACTRQKRRNLWESTTDIRKSGKKVKLIHDKIKIENNLFEWDDSQKMRVLVQRKNTRNEQ, encoded by the exons ATGTACCTCGTCGCACGGCTTCCTTCA ATTCTACTTTTTGCTGGAGTGACCAAAGCCAGCGCATCTCAAGCAACAACGAACATTACCGATGAAACCACGGCGGCATGCTGCGACAGCGTATGGTTTTCGCTAAACTACACTGAAGATGGGATCAAGTCACGTGCAGCGCGGTCTACGTCACCGGACCCGGCTTTAAATGTACCTCGTCGCACGGCTTCCTTCAGTGGGTGTGTCAGCTGGCCAACGGTCAACATGGCAACTAATCCGTTCCTGTTCTACATGCAGGTCTGtaacactgcgtcttcctgtaAATCCAGTAACCGCTGTTTTATCCAGCTGACATGCCCAGAGTGTTTCAGTGCTATAGCTATGTTTGTGCAGGATTTCGCATGTGCTTTGTTGATTCTTTGCGGTGATATAGAATCAAACCCAGGTCCTACCACCGAAGAATTGCTCACTGAGATTCTAGCGGGGCAAAAGGTGATACAGAAAAGGCTCGATGAAATTGAACAGAAATTTAAGGTTGTCGACTCGACAGCCTCTCTTATTAAAGAGGTCTCCTCAGTCACCCACCTTCTGGACAAGAAAGTGAAGGACATGGAAAAAAAGTTAGTCGACCTTGAGGACCGCGGGAGAAGAAACAACCTTTTGGTGTTCGGCGTTCCAGAAAAACAGAATGAAACACAAGCAGACCTTGAGCAAAGTGTTGTGAAAGGTATTTTCGAAGAGGTACTAGGCACAAAAATAACGTCTATCGAAAGGATTCATAGGATAGGCCGTAGTCATAGTCGCAAACCTCGGCCTGTAATCCTAAAGTTATTTGACTACCGCGAAAAGATTAATGTTTTGAAAAACGGCTATAAGTTAAAAGGACAGCGAACTTCTATAGCAGAGGATTTTTCCGCGTGCActagacagaaaagaagaaacctgTGGGAGAGCACAACTGACATCAGAAAGTCTGGTAAAAAAGTTAAGCTGATTCACGATAAAATTAAAATTGAAAACAATCTTTTTGAATGGGATGACAGCCAAAAAATGAGAGTTCTTGTTCAGCGCAAGAATACTAGAAACGAACAGTGA